CCCGGTGTGACCGAGGATGTCACGGATGTCATCCTGAACCTGAAGGGTGTGCTGCTCAAATTGCACGGCACCGAGAGCCGGAATATCCGTATCGTCAAAAAAGGCGCCGGGATTGTTACCGCCGGGGAGATTATTACCGATTCCCATGTGGAGATTCTGAATCCCGGTCACCATGTCCTGACCTGCTCCAAGGAAGCGGATGTGGAAATCGATATGGTGGTTTCCATGGGCAAGGGCTATGTGCCCGCCGAACGCAATCGGGACGAAAAGGCTCCTGTCGGCACCATTCCGATCGATGCCATTTTTTCGCCGATCAAGAAGGTCAACTTTGTCGTGACCAACGCCAGGGTCGGGCAGATCACCGACTACGACAAGCTGACCCTTGAAGTCGTTACCGACGGCAGTGTGCGTCCGGATGATGCCGTCGCCTTTGCGGCCAAGATCCTCAAGGAGCAGCTGCAGATTTTCATCAACTTCGACGAGGAAGTTGAGGCCGTCGAAGAGGTCGCGAGCGAAGAAAATCGCAAAATCAATGAAAATCTCTATCGGTCCGTTGATGAGCTCGAGCTGTCGGTGAGAAGTGCCAACTGCCTGAAGAATGCCAACATCCATCTGATCGGGGACCTGGTGCAGAAGACGGAAGCAGAAATGCTGAAAACCCAGAACTTCGGGCGGAAGTCGCTGAATGAAATCAAGGATATTCTGGCTGAGATGGGGCTGACTCTCGGGATGGAGTTGGACAATTTCCCCGACCCCGAATACTTGAAGTTGATCCATGAGGGGAGCGAGGAAGCCTGATCTTCCAGCTTGATCGATTAACGAAGAAAGGACCGTAGAAAGATGCGTCACAATAAAACCGGGAGAAGGCTCGGCCGTAATTCCAGCCACCGTGCCGCCATGATGCGTAACATGGTAACCTCGCTGATCGAACACGAGAAGATTACCACGACCGTCACCCGCGCCAAGGAATTGCGGAAGCTGGCCGAAAAAATGATCACCCTGGGCAAAAGGGGCGATCTCCATGCCCGCCGTCAGGCCATGCAGGTGATTCGGGACCGCAAAGTGGTTGGAAAGCTCTTCGAAATGATCGGTCCCCGGTATGAAAAACGTCCGGGCGGATACACCCGTATTCTCAAAACCGGGAACCGGCTTGGCGATAGCGCGCCGGTCTGCATCATCGAACTGGTGGAAGAGGAGTTCACTCCCCGTCCCAAAAAGGCCGCCCCGGTTGCCGAGCCTGTGGTTGCCGCTGCACCCGTTGAAGAAACGGTCGTCGAAACTGCCAAGGAAGCCGTTGAATCTCCCTCTGAGGAGAACGGCAATGAAGAGCCGGCGGCAGAGGACGACAAACAATAGCATGTTCCCCCTTCGGGTTCCGTTTAAAGGCAAGGAGTCTTCTCCTTGCCTTTTTTTTTAAGGTGTGTCAGGCATAAGAGGGCTAGAGTCTTGAGCTTTTTTGAACCCGAGGGGGTTCAATCTTGACGGCTTTTGCTTCACCATGATAATGTCAAAAACTTGAGTTTCCGGAGTCGACATGTATTTCCCCTCTTTAGAACAATTTCAACAGCATGCCCAAAAGGGCAATCTCATCCCCGTGTATCGCGAGGTTCTCGCCGATATGGAGACGCCTGTCTCCGCTTTCAGGAAGATTGATGACGGCCAGACCTCTTTTCTCCTGGAAAGTATCTCCGGAGGAGAAAAATGGGCACGCTTCTCCTTCCTCGGCAGCGGGGCCGGCAAAATCTTCCGTTGCAAGGGTGACCACTTCGAGGTTCTGGAAAACGGGCAGGTTGTCGAAAGCGGGCAAAGTCGGGATCCTTTGGAGATACTCAAGGGGATCATGAGCAGGTTCCAGCCTGTCGAAATCGAAGGACTCCCCCGTTTTTTTGGCGGGATGGTCGGCTATTTCGGTTACGACATGGTCCGGTTTATGGAGGTCTTGCCCAGCCAAGCCCCTTCCGCTATCGGAACTTTTGATGCCTGCTTCCTGTTGACCGAAAACCTGATCATCTTTGACAACATGCGGCAGAAAATAAAAGTGGTCTGCAACGTCGAGCTCCGCGAAGGGGCCGATCCCGACACCGCCTATCAAAAGGGGGTGTCGGCTATCGACGAGTTGATCGCCAAGCTGCGCCGTCCTGTCTGTCCCGACAGCCCGCCCATCAGGCTTGGAACCGCAGAGGAGTTTTCCTCCAATTTCTCCCGCACCGACTTTGAGAGCGCCGTAGAGCGTTGCAAGGAATATGTGCGGGCGGGAGACATCATCCAAGTGGTTCTGTCGCAGAGGTTTTCCGGTCGGCTGGGAGCCGATCCCTTCGATGTTTATCGGGCTCTGCGTACTCTCAACCCCTCCCCGTACATGTTCTTTCTCCGTTTTGGAGAAACCCTGGTCATCGGTGCCTCCCCCGAAGTGCTGGTTCGCAAGGAGGATGCTGAAGTGACGGTGCGACCCATTGCCGGAACCCGCCCCCGCGGGCACAGCACCGAGGAGGACCTTCGACTGGAGGAGGAGCTTCTCACCGATCCCAAGGAGTGTGCCGAACATATCATGCTGGTGGATCTCGGCCGGAACGACCTCGGCCGCGTCTGCCGTACAGGCAGCGTCGAAGTGACCGATCTGATGGTCACCGAGCGATACTCCCACGTTATGCACATCGTCTCCAATGTCCGGGGCCTGCTTCCTCCCGGTGTCGACGCTTTCGACGTTCTGCGCGCCACCTTTCCCGCCGGAACCCTGAGCGGCGCCCCGAAAATCCGGGCGATGGAAATCATCGACGAGCTGGAGCCCTGTAAACGGGAAATCTACGGCGGTGCCGTCGGGTATTTCTCTTTTTCCGGCAACATGGACATGGCCATCGCCATTCGCACCCTGGTGGTGCAGGGTGATCGGATTTTTCTGCAGGCGGGGGCCGGCATTGTCGCCGACTCGGACCCCTCCGCGGAATACCAGGAGACCATCAACAAGGCCCGGGGGGTCATGAAAGCAGTGGAAATGGCACGAAAGGGGCTGGATTGAGATGCTGCTGATGATCGACAACTACGACTCCTTCACCTATAACCTGGTTCAGTATTTCCAGGAACTGGGGGAGGAAGTGCGGGTTTACCGCAACGACAAGATTACCGTCGCTGGAATTTCCGCTATAAATCCACGCCGGCTGGTGGTCTCTCCCGGGCCATGTTCGCCAAAGGAGGCCGGGATTTCAGTGGAGGTCATCCGGGAGCTCGGCGGCCAACTTCCGATTCTCGGCGTCTGTCTCGGGCATCAGTCCATGGGGTATGCCTTTGGCGGCCGCATCATCCGTGCCGCCTCCCTGATGCACGGCAAGACCAGCCCCATTCATCACAATGGACAGGACATTTTCCGCAATCTTGCCAATCCCTTCGATGCGACCCGCTACCATTCCCTGGTTGTTGAACGCTCAACCCTGCCCGAGGTTTTCGAAATCACCGCCTGGACCGATGACGGAGAGATCATGGGTATGCGCCATCGCGAGTTGCCGATGTGGGGAGTGCAGTTTCATCCCGAGTCCATCCTGACCCTGGAAGGGAAGAAACTGCTGAAAAATTTTCTGGATCTGACCTGAACGTAAAGCCAAAGGTAGGGACTGATGATCAAGGAGGCGATCGCCCGGCTCGTCGAGTTGCAGGATCTGAGTGAAGCCATGATGATCGATGTTTTCGACCAGATCATGGGCGGTGAGGCAACCCCGGCCCAGATCGGGGCTTTCATCGTGGCATTACGGATGAAGGGCGAAACGGTGGAGGAGATTACCGGCGCCGCCCGGGTCATGCGGGCGCGGGTCACTCCCGTGCGTTGCAGCCGGGTGCTCGATCTTGACCGGGAAGATATCAACCTGGACAGGGAAACGATTCTCGATACCTGCGGCACCGGCGGTTCCGGCACCAAGAGCTTCAACATCTCCACAACGGTGGCGTTTGTGGTGGCGGCCTGCGGGATCAAGGTGGCCAAACACGGCAACCGCAGCATTTCCTCCTCCTGCGGCAGCGCCGACGTGCTGGAGGAACTGGGCGTCAATCTGAACGTGACCGTCGAGCGGGTCGAGCAGTGCCTGTCGGAGCTGGGCATCGGCTTTCTCTACGCACCGGCACTGCACGGCGCCATGCGGCATGCCATAGGTCCGCGCAAGGAGATAGGGGTCCGGACCATCTTCAATATTCTCGGTCCGCTGACAAATCCTGCCGGAGCCGATCGTCAGGTGCTCGGGGTCTACCGGGAGGAACTGGTCGAAACCCTCGCTCAGGTACTGGTCCGTCTTGGATGTCAGAGGGGTTTTGTGGTGCATGGAATGGACGGCATGGATGAGGTGACCCTATCGGCCCCGACGCGGGTGGCGGAAATCGACGGGCAGCAGGTCAGACTTTTCACGGTGGAGCCTGAGGATTTCGGTCTGAAACGCTGCCGTCTGGCCGACCTGCAGGGAGGCGATGCAGCGCAGAACGCCGCCATTGTCAGGGCAGTTCTGGGGGGGAAGACAGGTCCCCGCCGGGATGTTGTGGTGCTGAACACCGCGTTTGCCCTGGTTGCTGCGGGCAAAGCACCTGATCTGCCCTCTGCGATTCGACAGGCCGAAAACAGTATTGATTCGGGGTCCGCGATCAGGAAACTCGAAGACCTCGTCAGGATAACCAACCAGTGATTCTAGATAAAATTCTGCAGCACAAACTGAGGGAGGTGGAACTCGCCAGGCAGCAAACCCCCCTGCCGGTTCTTTCCGAACGGCTGACCGGACTTCCTGCACCGCGCGGTTTCGCCTCCGCCCTGTACCGCCAGGCGGAGACGGGAACCGCAATTATTGCCGAGGTGAAAAAGGGATCCCCCTCCAAGGGGCTGATCAGGGCCGACTTCGATGCGGTGGACATCGCCCTGCGCTATCAGGACGGCGGCGCCGCCTGTCTGTCGGTACTGACTGACCGGGAATTCTTCATGGGCGATATCGCTTATCTGCAACGGATCGCCCAGGCCGTGACTCTGCCTCTGCTTCGCAAGGATTTTATCCTGGATCCCTACCAGCTGGTGGAGGCGAGAGTTTTCGGCGCCGATGCGGTGCTGCTGATCGCTGCCGCCCTCGACCAGGCCCAACTCACGGATCTGGCTGCAACAGCGGCCGAACTGGGATTGGACGTGCTGCTCGAGGTGCACGACGCCGAGGAGTTGGAGCGAGCCTTGCGGCTTCCGGTCCGGCTGATCGGCATCAACAACCGCGATCTCAGAACTTTTCATACCGATCTGGGCGTCACTGAACGCCTCCTGCCCCTGATTCCACCTGACCGGCTGGTGGTTTCGGAGAGCGGTCTGCGAAACCGGGGGGACATTCTCCGGTTGCGTCAGGCCGGGGCCCGGGCCTTTTTGATCGGTGAAAGTCTGATGCGGGAAGATCGCTTCGAGGACAAGTTGAACGAATTGTTGGGAAACAGGCACTGAAACGACCCCCAGGAACAGAATCGAGGAAAGAAGACATGCAGACCAAAATACTTCTTCAGGACAATCAGATCCCCAAACGCTGGTACAACGTGGCCGCCGACCTTCCAAGTGCCCCGGAGCCGATCATTCATCCCCAGACCATGAAACCGGTGGGACCGGAAGATCTGACCCCGATCTTTCCCATGTCGTTGATCGAGCAGGAAGTCAGCAGGGAGCGCTGGATCGACATCCCTGAGGAGGTGTTGAAGATTTATCAGTTGTGGCGCCCATCACCCATGTTCCGAGCCCACCGGCTTGAGGCGGCTCTCAAAACCCCCGCCCGGATCTACTATAAATATGAAGGGGTTTCGCCGGCCGGATCGCATAAGCCGAATACGGCCATTGCCCAGGCCTACTACAACAAGCAGGCCGGGATCAAACGGCTGGCCACGGAAACCGGTGCCGGCCAGTGGGGATGTTCCCTGGCGCTGGCCAATTCCTATTTCGGGCTGGAGACGACGGTCTACATGGTCCGGGTCAGCTATGAGCAGAAACCGTACCGGAAACATCTGATGGAGCTCTGGGGAGCCCACGTGATCCCCTCGCCAAGCCGTGTGACCGAGGTCGGGCGAAAGCTCCTGGAAAGGGACCCGGACACCTCCGGCTCCCTGGGAATGGCCATCAGCGAGGCGGTCGAGGATGCAGCGACCCACGGGGATACCAACTACGCCCTGGGCAGCGTGCTCAACCATGTCTGCCTGCATCAGACCGTGATCGGCCTGGAAGCGATCGAGCAGCTCAAGCAGGTGAACGATTACCCCGATGTCGTCGTCGGCTGCTGCGGCGGGGGCAGCAATCTGGCCGGACTCAGCTTCCCCTTTGTCCGGGACAAGATCAACGGCAAACAGATCCGCCTGGTGGCGGTGGAACCGACCTCCTGTCCGACCCTGACCAAGGGTGCCTACGCCTTCGATTACGGCGATACGGCCAAACTGACGCCGATCATCAAGATGTACACGCTCGGTCACGACTTCGTACCTCCAGGTATTCATGCCGGCGGGTTGCGCTATCATGGCGCCGGCGCCCAGGTGAGCCAGCTGGTTCACGAAGGACTTCTCGAGGCCGTGGCTCTGCCGCAAAATGCCTGCTTTGAGGGAGCGGTGCTCTTTGCCAGGACCGAGGGCATCGTTCCGGCGCCCGAGTCCTCCCATGCCATCCGCGCCGCCATCGACGAGGCGGTGAAGGCCAGGGAAGAAGGGCGGGAGCGAACAATTCTGTTCAATCTCAGCGGACATGGTCATTTCGACATGACCGCCTATGCCGCCTATCTTGGCGGCAAGCTGGAGGACTATGTCTATCCGGAGGAGCAGATTACCGCCTCCCTGGCCAATCTTCCGGTCATATCGTAAGGAGCGTTTTTTGGCAGTGCCCCGCGTTAAAATCTGCGGAATCACTTCGCGTGAGGATGCCCTGCATGCGGTCGATTGCGGTGCCGACGCCTTGGGGCTGGTCTTCTATACGAAAAGTCCGCGATATCTGAGTCCGGAGCGGGCGAGGGATATCGTAGGCCAACTGCCTCCCTTCGTCACCGCTGTCGGTCTGTTCGTCAATTGTCCGGGGGAGGAGATTCTTCGGACCGCTGTCTTCTGCGGTCTGTACACGGTGCAGCTGCACGGGGACGAGTCGCCGCTGGAGTGCCGCTTGGCACCTCTGCAGGTCCTGAAAGCCCTGCGGGTCCGGGACGAATCGAGTCTCGGCGGCCTCGACGACTACCCGGTCGGGACGGTGCTGCTCGATGCCTGGTCCCCTGCCGGCTACGGCGGCACAGGCCAAACCTTCAACTGGCAGCTGGCTGCCCGGGCCGCTCTGAACCGGCGCATCATCCTTGCTGGTGGCCTGACCGCGGAGAATGTGGCGGATGCCGTCCGCACCGTTCGCCCCTATGCGGTGGATGTTTCCAGCGGTGTGGAAAGCGCCCCCGGCCAAAAAGACCCCCGGAAAGTGGCGGCTTTCATTCGCAACGCCAAACGTGCCATGGAGTCATGAATGTATCAATTTCCCGATGATAACGGGCATTTCGGACAGTTTGGCGGCCGCTATGTCGCCGAGACTCTGATGCCCGCCCTCCTCGAGCTGGATGCAGCCTATAAGCAGGCCAAATCAGATCCGGTCTTTCAAGAGGAATTCGACTATTATTTAAAGGATTATGTCGGCCGGCCGAGCCCCCTTTACTTCGCTCGTCGTCTGTCCGAACACCTTGGCGGGGCACGCATCTATCTGAAGCGCGAGGATCTCAACCATACCGGGGCCCACAAGGTCAACAACACGGTCGGCCAGGCCCTGCTGGCCCGGCGCATGGGGAAAAAACGGGTGATTGCCGAGACCGGAGCCGGTCAGCACGGCGTGGCCACGGCCACGGTGGCCGCTCTGTTCGGCATGACGTGCGATGTCTTCATGGGAACGGAGGACATCCGCCGCCAAGCCCTCAACGTCTTTCGCATGAAGCTGCTCGGGGCAACCGTCACCGGTGTCACCAGCGGCACCGCGACGCTGAAGGACGCCATGAACGAGGCCATTCGCCAATGGGTGACCAGAGTCCGCGACACCTTCTATATCATCGGCACCGTCGCCGGTCCCCACCCTTATCCGGCCATGGTCAGGGATTTTCAATCGGTCATCGGCCGTGAAACCCGGCAGCAGATCCTGCAGGCCGAAGGGCGGCTTCCCGACGTGGCTGTGGCCTGCATCGGCGGGGGCTCCAATGCCATGGGATTGTTCTACCCATTTCTGGAAGAGAAGAGGGTTCGGCTGATCGGCGTCGAAGCCGCCGGCCTCGGCGTGGAAACCGGCAAGCATGCCGCCAGTATCGGCGCCGGGCGGGTGGGGGTGCTGCATGGGAACAAGACCTTTCTGCTGCAGGACGGGGAAGGTCAGATTGAACATGCCCACTCGATTTCCGCAGGGCTCGACTATCCCGGAGTCGGACCGGAACACTCCCATCTCCATGCGATCGGCAGGGCCGAATATGTGTCCATCAGGGACGACGAGGCTTTGGAGGCTTTCCGCCTGCTGACGGAGATGGAAGGGATCATCCCGGCGCTGGAAAGCTCCCATGCCGTAGCCCATGTCATGAAGCTCGCCCCGACTCTGCCGAAGGATTCGATTATTGTCGTCTGCCTTTCCGGCCGGGGCGACAAGGACATCCATACCGTGGCGGAAGCCATGAATGTGGAACTGAACTGACGGAATAAACTCGATGAAATTCAGCGAATTGAAGCTTCCCGATCCGGTCCGGCAGGGGATCGAGGCTGTCGGCTTTACCGAATTGACGCCGGTTCAGGAAGAGGCGATTCCCCTGGCGCTGTCAGGTAAGGACGTTGCCGCCCAAGCCCAGACAGGCACCGGCAAAACCGCCGCCTTTCTGATTTCCCTTTTCAGCCGGTTGTTGCAGCACCCCGGGGAGACCACTGACAATCCCCGTGCCCTGATCCTCGCGCCGACCCGTGAACTGGTCGTGCAGATTTGGGAGGATGCGAAGGGTCTGGGAAAATTCTGCCCTTTCAAACTGCAGCCGATCTTCGGCGGGCTCGATTACGAAAAGCAACGCCAGGCCCTCAGGGAGGGCGTGGACATCATCATCGCCACCCCTGGTCGATTGATCGATTACGCCAGACAGAACGTGTTCAAGTTCAACCGCATCGAGGCCCTGGTCATCGATGAGGCCGACCGCATGTTCGACATGGGGTTCATCAAGGACCTGCGCTTCATCCTGCGCAAACTGCCCCCCTTCGAGAAACGGCAGACCATGCTGTTTTCCGCCACTCTGTCCGGCCGGGTCCTGGAACTGGCTTATGAATTCATGAATCTTGCGGAAAAGGTCAGCATTGCACCCGACCAGATTACCGCCGAACGGGTGGAGCAGATCCTGTACCATGTTGGCCGCCGGGAAAAATTCGCTCTGCTGCTCGGTCTGCTGAAGAAGGAACCGGAGCCTCGCCGGGTTCTGCTGTTCGTCAATACCAAGCGGGAAGCCGAGCACCTGACCGGCAGACTCAAAGTGAATGATTTCAGTGCGGAAGTGATCTCCGGGGACATCCCGCAGAAAAAACGGATGCGGATCCTGAATGAATTCAAGGAAGGGCGAATCAACTACCTGGTTGGCACCGACGTTGCTTCGAGGGGAATTCATGTGGAGGATGTGACCCACGTTGTCAACTACGATCTCCCCCAGGATCCCGAAGACTATGTGCATCGTATCGGCCGCACCGCCCGGGCCGGGGCCAGCGGCAAGGCGATCAGTTTCGCCGATGAGGATACAGCCTATTATCTGAGTGATATCGAAGGATATGTCGGTTTCCGCATCCCTTCCCAATTCGCCGAGGAAGAGGATTTCTGCAACGCTTACAAGCGCTACGTCCCCCGGAAGAAGGCGCCCGTCAAGGAAGCCGAACGGCCTGCCGGCAAAGGGCGGCGACCCTCTTCACGGCGTTCCTCCAGAAACAAAGGGCGCCGGAAGCCCACCGGGGACAAGCCGGGTAATTAAGATAGGGATTTCAGGGAATTATAGGATCAATAGCAGGGCAGCCGGTCAGATGGCGCGCCATCCTTGAGGAGAAAGAATGGGACGCATTGAAGCGACCTTTGAACGATTGCGGCAACGGCGGGAAACCGGGCTGATTCTTTTCATTACCGCCGGTGACCCTGATCTGGACACCACCGAAAAATTGATTCACGCTCTGGTGGAGAGCGGTGCCGATCTGATCGAGCTCGGATTTCCCTTTTCCGATCCCATGGCTGATGGGCCGACCATCCAGGCCGCCTCCGAGCGGGCCCTGGCCGCAGGGGCCACGCTGGAGAAAATTCTGGAGATGGTATGCCGGGTGCGTCAGCACACCAATATTCCGATTGTCCTCATGGGCTATTACAATCCGGTGTTCAGTTACGGGAACCAGAAATTCGCAGCCGATGCCGCCCGGGCCGGCGTGGACGGGCTGCTGCTTGTCGACCTGCCGCCCGAAGAGGACCAGGAGCTCTATCAACCCCTGCAGAAGGAGGGGCTATGTCTGATCCGTCTTCTGGCTCCCACCACCCCCGCAGTCCGGATCGATTCTCTCGTTGCCCGGGGTGAAGGCTTCCTCTATTATGTGTCCATGACCGGGGTGACCGGCAGCCGGAAGGTCGACGCCGAAGCCATTGAACTCGAGGTCCGCGAGTTGAAAACTCGCTGCGATCTCCCGGTGGCTGTCGGTTTCGGCATCTCTTCCCCGGAGGATGCCAGGGCCGTCGGCCGTTTCGCCGATG
This portion of the Syntrophotaleaceae bacterium genome encodes:
- a CDS encoding DNA-directed RNA polymerase subunit alpha translates to MYKNWRDLIKPKRLQVDTDTLTDSFGKFRAEPFERGFGTTIGNSLRRVLLSSLQGAAIVSVRIKGVLHEFSTIPGVTEDVTDVILNLKGVLLKLHGTESRNIRIVKKGAGIVTAGEIITDSHVEILNPGHHVLTCSKEADVEIDMVVSMGKGYVPAERNRDEKAPVGTIPIDAIFSPIKKVNFVVTNARVGQITDYDKLTLEVVTDGSVRPDDAVAFAAKILKEQLQIFINFDEEVEAVEEVASEENRKINENLYRSVDELELSVRSANCLKNANIHLIGDLVQKTEAEMLKTQNFGRKSLNEIKDILAEMGLTLGMELDNFPDPEYLKLIHEGSEEA
- the trpE gene encoding anthranilate synthase component I, producing MYFPSLEQFQQHAQKGNLIPVYREVLADMETPVSAFRKIDDGQTSFLLESISGGEKWARFSFLGSGAGKIFRCKGDHFEVLENGQVVESGQSRDPLEILKGIMSRFQPVEIEGLPRFFGGMVGYFGYDMVRFMEVLPSQAPSAIGTFDACFLLTENLIIFDNMRQKIKVVCNVELREGADPDTAYQKGVSAIDELIAKLRRPVCPDSPPIRLGTAEEFSSNFSRTDFESAVERCKEYVRAGDIIQVVLSQRFSGRLGADPFDVYRALRTLNPSPYMFFLRFGETLVIGASPEVLVRKEDAEVTVRPIAGTRPRGHSTEEDLRLEEELLTDPKECAEHIMLVDLGRNDLGRVCRTGSVEVTDLMVTERYSHVMHIVSNVRGLLPPGVDAFDVLRATFPAGTLSGAPKIRAMEIIDELEPCKREIYGGAVGYFSFSGNMDMAIAIRTLVVQGDRIFLQAGAGIVADSDPSAEYQETINKARGVMKAVEMARKGLD
- a CDS encoding aminodeoxychorismate/anthranilate synthase component II, with protein sequence MLLMIDNYDSFTYNLVQYFQELGEEVRVYRNDKITVAGISAINPRRLVVSPGPCSPKEAGISVEVIRELGGQLPILGVCLGHQSMGYAFGGRIIRAASLMHGKTSPIHHNGQDIFRNLANPFDATRYHSLVVERSTLPEVFEITAWTDDGEIMGMRHRELPMWGVQFHPESILTLEGKKLLKNFLDLT
- the trpD gene encoding anthranilate phosphoribosyltransferase encodes the protein MIKEAIARLVELQDLSEAMMIDVFDQIMGGEATPAQIGAFIVALRMKGETVEEITGAARVMRARVTPVRCSRVLDLDREDINLDRETILDTCGTGGSGTKSFNISTTVAFVVAACGIKVAKHGNRSISSSCGSADVLEELGVNLNVTVERVEQCLSELGIGFLYAPALHGAMRHAIGPRKEIGVRTIFNILGPLTNPAGADRQVLGVYREELVETLAQVLVRLGCQRGFVVHGMDGMDEVTLSAPTRVAEIDGQQVRLFTVEPEDFGLKRCRLADLQGGDAAQNAAIVRAVLGGKTGPRRDVVVLNTAFALVAAGKAPDLPSAIRQAENSIDSGSAIRKLEDLVRITNQ
- the trpC gene encoding indole-3-glycerol phosphate synthase TrpC, which translates into the protein MILDKILQHKLREVELARQQTPLPVLSERLTGLPAPRGFASALYRQAETGTAIIAEVKKGSPSKGLIRADFDAVDIALRYQDGGAACLSVLTDREFFMGDIAYLQRIAQAVTLPLLRKDFILDPYQLVEARVFGADAVLLIAAALDQAQLTDLAATAAELGLDVLLEVHDAEELERALRLPVRLIGINNRDLRTFHTDLGVTERLLPLIPPDRLVVSESGLRNRGDILRLRQAGARAFLIGESLMREDRFEDKLNELLGNRH
- a CDS encoding TrpB-like pyridoxal phosphate-dependent enzyme, giving the protein MQTKILLQDNQIPKRWYNVAADLPSAPEPIIHPQTMKPVGPEDLTPIFPMSLIEQEVSRERWIDIPEEVLKIYQLWRPSPMFRAHRLEAALKTPARIYYKYEGVSPAGSHKPNTAIAQAYYNKQAGIKRLATETGAGQWGCSLALANSYFGLETTVYMVRVSYEQKPYRKHLMELWGAHVIPSPSRVTEVGRKLLERDPDTSGSLGMAISEAVEDAATHGDTNYALGSVLNHVCLHQTVIGLEAIEQLKQVNDYPDVVVGCCGGGSNLAGLSFPFVRDKINGKQIRLVAVEPTSCPTLTKGAYAFDYGDTAKLTPIIKMYTLGHDFVPPGIHAGGLRYHGAGAQVSQLVHEGLLEAVALPQNACFEGAVLFARTEGIVPAPESSHAIRAAIDEAVKAREEGRERTILFNLSGHGHFDMTAYAAYLGGKLEDYVYPEEQITASLANLPVIS
- a CDS encoding phosphoribosylanthranilate isomerase, producing MPRVKICGITSREDALHAVDCGADALGLVFYTKSPRYLSPERARDIVGQLPPFVTAVGLFVNCPGEEILRTAVFCGLYTVQLHGDESPLECRLAPLQVLKALRVRDESSLGGLDDYPVGTVLLDAWSPAGYGGTGQTFNWQLAARAALNRRIILAGGLTAENVADAVRTVRPYAVDVSSGVESAPGQKDPRKVAAFIRNAKRAMES
- the trpB gene encoding tryptophan synthase subunit beta; translation: MYQFPDDNGHFGQFGGRYVAETLMPALLELDAAYKQAKSDPVFQEEFDYYLKDYVGRPSPLYFARRLSEHLGGARIYLKREDLNHTGAHKVNNTVGQALLARRMGKKRVIAETGAGQHGVATATVAALFGMTCDVFMGTEDIRRQALNVFRMKLLGATVTGVTSGTATLKDAMNEAIRQWVTRVRDTFYIIGTVAGPHPYPAMVRDFQSVIGRETRQQILQAEGRLPDVAVACIGGGSNAMGLFYPFLEEKRVRLIGVEAAGLGVETGKHAASIGAGRVGVLHGNKTFLLQDGEGQIEHAHSISAGLDYPGVGPEHSHLHAIGRAEYVSIRDDEALEAFRLLTEMEGIIPALESSHAVAHVMKLAPTLPKDSIIVVCLSGRGDKDIHTVAEAMNVELN
- a CDS encoding DEAD/DEAH box helicase, giving the protein MKFSELKLPDPVRQGIEAVGFTELTPVQEEAIPLALSGKDVAAQAQTGTGKTAAFLISLFSRLLQHPGETTDNPRALILAPTRELVVQIWEDAKGLGKFCPFKLQPIFGGLDYEKQRQALREGVDIIIATPGRLIDYARQNVFKFNRIEALVIDEADRMFDMGFIKDLRFILRKLPPFEKRQTMLFSATLSGRVLELAYEFMNLAEKVSIAPDQITAERVEQILYHVGRREKFALLLGLLKKEPEPRRVLLFVNTKREAEHLTGRLKVNDFSAEVISGDIPQKKRMRILNEFKEGRINYLVGTDVASRGIHVEDVTHVVNYDLPQDPEDYVHRIGRTARAGASGKAISFADEDTAYYLSDIEGYVGFRIPSQFAEEEDFCNAYKRYVPRKKAPVKEAERPAGKGRRPSSRRSSRNKGRRKPTGDKPGN
- the trpA gene encoding tryptophan synthase subunit alpha; the encoded protein is MGRIEATFERLRQRRETGLILFITAGDPDLDTTEKLIHALVESGADLIELGFPFSDPMADGPTIQAASERALAAGATLEKILEMVCRVRQHTNIPIVLMGYYNPVFSYGNQKFAADAARAGVDGLLLVDLPPEEDQELYQPLQKEGLCLIRLLAPTTPAVRIDSLVARGEGFLYYVSMTGVTGSRKVDAEAIELEVRELKTRCDLPVAVGFGISSPEDARAVGRFADAVVVGSALVKIIAELGTSPDLIPQAKTFVRALKNSLS